Part of the candidate division KSB1 bacterium genome, CCGCCAAGGCGCTGACCGTGAGCGGGATCACCGCCTCAAACAAGACCTATGACGGGAACACCACCGCGACGCTCAACACCGCCTCCGCCTCGCTGGTGGGCGTGGTGAGCGGCGACACGGTGACCATCAACACCGCCAGCGCAAGCGGCGCATTCAGCGACAAGTACGTCGGCGCGGGCAAGACCGTCACGGTCTCGGGCTTGAGCCTCAGCGGCGCGGACGCGGGTAACTACTCCCTGACCCAGCCGACCACGACCGCCGACATCACCGCCAAGGCGCTGACCGTGAGCGGAATCACCGCCGCGAACAAGACCTACGACGGGAACACCACCGCGACGCTCAACACCGCCTCCGCCTCCCTGGTGGGCGTGGTGAGCGGCGATACGGTGACCCTCAACACTGCCTCTGCCGCCGGCGCGTTCAGCGACAAGAGCGTCGGCGCAGGCAAGACCGTCACGGTCTCGGGCTTGAGCCTCAGCGGCGCAGACGCGGGCAACTACTCCCTGACCCAGCCGACCACGACCGCTAGTATTACACAGCGCACGCTAACGGTGACCGCCACAGGCGTTGACAAGGTGTATGACGGCACGGTTACAGCAACGGTAACTCTTTCTGACGATCGACTTTCCGGAGATGTGCTGTCTGTCAATTATGCTTCCGCCGTTTTCTCAGATCCAAATGCTGGCAGTGGCAAAACGGTCAGCGTAAGCGGCATCACCATTAGCGGCACCGACGCTGGAAATTATTCCCTGGCAAGTACAACGGCAACGACAACTGCTACTATCACACAAGCCAGCCAAACCATCACCATCACTACCCATGCGCCTGCCAGTGCCGCCAACGGCTCGAATTTCACAGTGGCTGCAACCGCTTCTTCCGGCCTGCCAGTGACCTATAGCAGCACAACCCCCGCAGTTTGCACGAACAGCGGCGCCACCTTTACCATGGTCAGCGGCACCGGCACCTGCACTGTCCAATACAGCCAGGCGGGCAATATCAACTACCTGCCTGCTACCGATTTGACCGAGAACGTCAACGCTACCGAAGATCCCGCCATCACCAGTGCAGATAATGTGACATTCAACGTGGGTGTGCCTTCCAGCTTTACCGTTACATTCAATGGAAACCCGCTTCCTGCTTTATCTATGACCGGTACTTTACCTGGCGGCATCACGTTCAATCCATCAACAGGCGTTTTAAGCGGCACAGCAACGCCGGGAACGGATGGCACTTACCCGCTTACTTTTACTGCCAGCAATGGGGTTGGTCCTGATGCTGTTCAGAACTTCACGCTGACCATAACATCTGTCGCTCGAATCAATGTCACGATCGGCAACGACTCCAAGGGAGACTACAATCTTCCTTCATCAGAGAGTATGTCGCAGAGTTACTCAGCCTTGCAGGGTGGTCCGGTGAAAATAAAAAGCCTGAACGGGGATAGTATCTTCACCACGCAGGTTGTCACCTCCGGGGGCAGTTACAACGAACTGGCGGGTTACCCCATCAACCAGTTCACCACCGAATACTGGTTCCCCTATTACGACCACGGTTATCCCAACGTGACAGGCAGCAAGATGCGCACCTGGATTCTGGTCGGCAACCCCTCCACCACCCAAACCGCTGAAGTCGAAATCTACATCGGCGGGGTGCTGAAGGGCAGTTACAGCATCGCGCCGGGCGCCAACGTCACCCCGCGCTGGATAGGAGTGGTCGGCGGACCGGTGCGGGTGGTCTCGACCAACGGCGTGAATATCTTCGCTTCCGAGCGTGTCTTCACGGTGCCGTACAACTCCTTCAACGAAGTGATGGGCT contains:
- a CDS encoding putative Ig domain-containing protein codes for the protein AKALTVSGITASNKTYDGNTTATLNTASASLVGVVSGDTVTINTASASGAFSDKYVGAGKTVTVSGLSLSGADAGNYSLTQPTTTADITAKALTVSGITAANKTYDGNTTATLNTASASLVGVVSGDTVTLNTASAAGAFSDKSVGAGKTVTVSGLSLSGADAGNYSLTQPTTTASITQRTLTVTATGVDKVYDGTVTATVTLSDDRLSGDVLSVNYASAVFSDPNAGSGKTVSVSGITISGTDAGNYSLASTTATTTATITQASQTITITTHAPASAANGSNFTVAATASSGLPVTYSSTTPAVCTNSGATFTMVSGTGTCTVQYSQAGNINYLPATDLTENVNATEDPAITSADNVTFNVGVPSSFTVTFNGNPLPALSMTGTLPGGITFNPSTGVLSGTATPGTDGTYPLTFTASNGVGPDAVQNFTLTITSVARINVTIGNDSKGDYNLPSSESMSQSYSALQGGPVKIKSLNGDSIFTTQVVTSGGSYNELAGYPINQFTTEYWFPYYDHGYPNVTGSKMRTWILVGNPSTTQTAEVEIYIGGVLKGSYSIAPGANVTPRWIGVVGGPVRVVSTNGVNIFASERVFTVPYNSFNEVMGYPANQFTTEYWFPWYDTVYMDTYVLVGNTSSSQSASVDIYIGATKMGSYSIAPNATLKQRYAAKVGGPLRVVSTNGVNIVASEYTLSGTQNSFNEVMGYPFNQFTTEYWFPYYDHGYPNVSGSNMRTWILVGNPSTTQTANVEIYMDGVLQGSYSIAPGANVTPRWVGVQSGPVRVVSDIPVFASERVFTVPTNAF